Within the Streptomyces sp. NBC_00353 genome, the region GCTGGACAAGGAGCTCGCGGGCGAGGACGGCAAGATCAAGTACGCCCAGTCCGGCGGCCGCCGGGTGCCCACCGCGGGCACCAAGGAGGTCCCGGCCGTCGCCGGTTCCGACATCGAGCTGACCATCGACCGGGACATCCAGTGGGCCGCCCAGAAAGCCATCTCGGACCAGGTGAAGAAGTCCAAGGCGGACCGCGGCTATGTGATCGTGCAGAACACCAGGACCGGCGAGGTCCTCGCCATGGCCAACGCCCCGGGCTTCGACCCCAACGACCTCTCGCAGGCCGACGCGGCGTCGCTGGGGAACGCGGCCGTGCAGGACGTGTACGAACCCGGCTCCACCAGCAAGGTCATGTCCATGGCCGCCGTCCTGGAGGAGGGCGTGGCCACCCCCGGTACCCATGTCACCGTCCCCAACCGGCTCCACCGCGGCGACCGGCTCTTCAAGGACGACATCGACCACGTCACCTGGTACCTGACGCTCAACGGCGTACTCGCCAAGTCCAGCAACATCGGGACCATCCTGGCCACCGGACAGCTCGGCAAGACGCAGGCAGAGGCCAACAAGGTCCTCTACTCGTACCTGCGCAAATTCGGCATCGGCAGCCCGACCGGACTGGACTACCCGGGCGAGACGCCCGGCATCCTCGCCAAGCCGCAGGACTGGTCGACCTCGCAGCAGTACACGATCCCGTTCGGCCAGGGACTCTCGCTCAACGCCATGCAGGCTGCCTCGGTCTACTCGACGATCGCCAACGGCGGTGTCCGGATCCAGCCCACCCTGGTCCGCGGCACCAAGGGCGCCGACGGCCGTTTCACCCCCGCGACCACCCCCGGACAGACCCGGGTGATCAGCGAGAAGACCGCGAAATCGCTCGCGGGCATGCTGGAGTCGGTGGTCGGTGACGAGGAGGGCACCGGTACCAAGGCCCGTATCCCCGGCTACCGGGTCGCGGGCAAGACCGGCACGGCCAACCGGGTCGATCCGGTCCGCGGTGGATACCACGGTTACACCGCGTCCTTCGCGGGCTTCGCGCCCGCCGACAACCCGCAGATCACCGTCTACTGCGCGATCCAGAATCCGACGAAGGGCAGCTACTTCGGCGGCCAGATCTGCGGTCCCATCTACAAACAGGTCATGGAGTTCGCGCTGAAGACGCTCCAGACCGCACCGTCCGGCAGCGGGTCCGCCCGCTTGCCGGTGTCCTTCCAGCCCGGCGAGTGAACTCGGGGTAACCAGCCAGTGACAACCATCACCCCCGATCCCGGGAACCGGAACGGGAACCACCCGGGAGCGGCCCCCTCACTTCGCGGGAGGCCGGGTGCGCCCGGTACGCTCACCGCCGTGCCCCACGCTGAACAGTCCCAAACCATCCAGAAGGACGCCCCTGTGAACTACCCGGGAGCGCCCCGCCCGGATCGGCTACGGCCGACCACCCTCGGCGAGCTGGCAGCCCGGCTGGGAGTCGAATCGCCCGGACCCGGCGAGGTCACCGGGATCACCCATGACTCGCGGGCGGTACGGCCCGGCGACGTGTACGCGGCGCTGCCCGGCGCCCGCCTCCACGGCGCCGACTTCGTCGCCCAGGCGGCCGGCCTCGGCGCGGCGGCGGTCCTCACCGACCCGGCGGGCGCCGAGCGCGCCGCCGCCACCGGACTGCCGGTGCTGGTCACCGAGAACCCGCGCGGCCGGATGGGCGAACTCGCTGCGGAGATCTACGGGCGGCCGGGCGCCGACCTCCTGCAGATCGGCATCACCGGAACGTCCGGGAAGACCACCACCGCGTATCTCATCGAGGGCGGCTTCCGGGGCGCCGGACGCAGCACCGGTCTGATCGGCACCGTCGAGACGCGGATCGGCGACGAGCGCATCAAGTCCGAGCGCACCACCCCCGAAGCGACCGACCTCCAGGCACTGTTCGCCGTCATGCGCGAGCGCGGCGTCGACGCGGTCACCATGGAGGTCTCCAGCCACGCGCTGGTGCTCGGCCGGGTCGACGGCTGCGTCTTCGACGTCGCCGTCTTCAACAACCTCAGCCCGGAGCACATGGAGTTCCACTCCGGCATGGAGGACTACTTCGCGGCCAAGGCCCAGCTGTTCACCCCGGAGCGCAGCCGGCGGGGCGTCGTCAACTTCGACGACGAGTACGGCCGCAGGCTGATCACCGGGGCGTCCGTTCCGGTCGTCAGCTTCTCCGCGGAGGGCCATCTGGACGCCGACTGGCGCGCCGAGGACGTCGAAGTCGGCCCGCTGGGCTCCACCTTCACCGTTGTCGGCCCCAAGGGTGAGCGGATCAGCGCCAGGGCCCCGCTGCCCGGCCCGTTCAACGTCGCCAACACCCTCGCCGCGATCGTCACCCTGGCCGTCGCGGGCGTCGACCCGCAGACCGCGGCCGACGGGGTCGCCGCCGTCCCCGGAGTCCCCGGCCGGCTGGAACGCGTCGACGCGGGACAGCCGTACCTCGCGCTCGTCGACTACGCGCACAAGACCGACGCCGTCGAGTCCGTCCTGCGCTCCCTGCGCAAGGTCACCGAGGGCAAACTGCACATCGTGCTCGGCTGCGGCGGCGACCGCGACACGACGAAACGCGGACCGATGGGGGCGGCAGCTGCCCGGCTCGCCGACACCGCCGTGCTGACCTCCGACAATCCCCGCTCCGAGGACCCTCTGGCCATCCTCACCGCGATGCTCTCGGGCGCCGCCGAGGTGCCCGTCCACGAACGCGGCGAGGTCCTGGTCGACGCCGACCGGGCCGCCGCCATCGCCACCGCGGTCGCCCGCGCCCAACCCGGTGACACCGTGCTGATCGCCGGCAAGGGCCACGAACAGGGCCAGGACATCCACGGAGTGGTACGCCCCTTCGACGACCGTACGGTGCTGCGCGCCGCCATCGCCCGGTCCCTGGGGCAAGAGAGCGCCGACGACGCCCCCGAGGACGCCCCGGACCTCGCCCACACCCACGAGAACAACAGTCAGGGATGACCAAGTGATCGCCCTTACCCTCGCCGAGATCGCCGATATCGTCGGCGGGCAGTCGTACGACATACCGGATCCGGCAGCGACCGTCAGCGGGCCTGTCGTCATCGACTCCCGAGCGGTGGAGCAAGGCAGCCTGTTCGTCGCCTTCGCCGGCGAGCGGGTCGACGGCCACGACTATGCGCAGCGCGCCGTCGAGGCGGGCGCGGCAGCGGTGCTGGCCGCTCGCCCCGTCGGCGTCCCGGCGATCGTCGTCGACGACGTCCTGGCCGCGCTCGGCGCTCTCGCCCGGGCCGTCGTCGAACGGCTCGGCACCGCCGTCGTCGCCCTCACCGGCTCCGCGGGCAAGACCTCCACCAAGGACCTGATCGCCCAGCTCCTGGAGCGCAAGGGCCCCACCGTCTTCCCCGCGGGCAACCTCAACAACGAGATCGGACTGCCGCTCACCGCCCTGCGCGCCACCGAGAGCACCGAGCACCTCGTCCTCGAGATGGGTGCGCGCTACATCGGCGACATCCGCTACCTCACCGGTCTGGTCCCGCCGCGGATCGGCCTCGTCCTCAACGTC harbors:
- a CDS encoding peptidoglycan D,D-transpeptidase FtsI family protein gives rise to the protein MPSKEPPRRRVPGPARPRSAAAGSGRPRPAARRPSPVPRGRAPRGPSARPLRLGSPRPRLRLVSLGLTLVMLAFVVRLLQVQAVDASAYAAKAEENRYLEYTISAERGEITDRSGIALAISVDAYDITADPKMFTPEDSKAPDAPQQAAALLAPILGVDAEELTKKLSKPKSRYAVLARRQTPQVWKQIKDLKSVFAEKAQKDRVNGGPGANVLAGIFQEATTKRVYPNGGLAAGILGYVNAEGKGAGGLESQLDKELAGEDGKIKYAQSGGRRVPTAGTKEVPAVAGSDIELTIDRDIQWAAQKAISDQVKKSKADRGYVIVQNTRTGEVLAMANAPGFDPNDLSQADAASLGNAAVQDVYEPGSTSKVMSMAAVLEEGVATPGTHVTVPNRLHRGDRLFKDDIDHVTWYLTLNGVLAKSSNIGTILATGQLGKTQAEANKVLYSYLRKFGIGSPTGLDYPGETPGILAKPQDWSTSQQYTIPFGQGLSLNAMQAASVYSTIANGGVRIQPTLVRGTKGADGRFTPATTPGQTRVISEKTAKSLAGMLESVVGDEEGTGTKARIPGYRVAGKTGTANRVDPVRGGYHGYTASFAGFAPADNPQITVYCAIQNPTKGSYFGGQICGPIYKQVMEFALKTLQTAPSGSGSARLPVSFQPGE
- a CDS encoding UDP-N-acetylmuramoyl-L-alanyl-D-glutamate--2,6-diaminopimelate ligase, with translation MTTITPDPGNRNGNHPGAAPSLRGRPGAPGTLTAVPHAEQSQTIQKDAPVNYPGAPRPDRLRPTTLGELAARLGVESPGPGEVTGITHDSRAVRPGDVYAALPGARLHGADFVAQAAGLGAAAVLTDPAGAERAAATGLPVLVTENPRGRMGELAAEIYGRPGADLLQIGITGTSGKTTTAYLIEGGFRGAGRSTGLIGTVETRIGDERIKSERTTPEATDLQALFAVMRERGVDAVTMEVSSHALVLGRVDGCVFDVAVFNNLSPEHMEFHSGMEDYFAAKAQLFTPERSRRGVVNFDDEYGRRLITGASVPVVSFSAEGHLDADWRAEDVEVGPLGSTFTVVGPKGERISARAPLPGPFNVANTLAAIVTLAVAGVDPQTAADGVAAVPGVPGRLERVDAGQPYLALVDYAHKTDAVESVLRSLRKVTEGKLHIVLGCGGDRDTTKRGPMGAAAARLADTAVLTSDNPRSEDPLAILTAMLSGAAEVPVHERGEVLVDADRAAAIATAVARAQPGDTVLIAGKGHEQGQDIHGVVRPFDDRTVLRAAIARSLGQESADDAPEDAPDLAHTHENNSQG